A window of Loxodonta africana isolate mLoxAfr1 chromosome 3, mLoxAfr1.hap2, whole genome shotgun sequence genomic DNA:
GCATTTGATTTATTCAGGGGCATGCATGCATTTGTCAAATGAATGGGACTGTGTACGTAAAGCCTGTGCTTTCAACGGTGttaaattacacctcaataaacaGTTCATATAAAagcataagaaaaagaaatgaacacaaagaaaaatgggcaaaagccaAACAcagaaaacttctagaagaattATAAACCAGCCGTCAATTTATGGAGAGATGCTCAACTTCCTTAgtaatttaaaacttttaaatgGAAATAACAGTGATACTTTTCCCTACACCTTCATTCTCTTCTTTACTGTTGATGAATATGTTAATTGATACAATTTACAGGAGGGCAATTTAAGAGTATTTAACAAAATCCTCTAACGTACGTAACCTAAAACGTAGTGATCCCAGATATATGTTAATTTATCTTTCAGATAAACCAACAAGAATGCATAAAAAGATGTTTTTTTATAGGACATTTACTTTAGCAATGTTTTTACAATATGAAAACTTTGGAAGCCACCTTAAAGTCCATCAGTGCTGGGAAGGATTAAAACATATTATGGCTtgcctatacaatggaatactgtacaGCCTTTTAATATAGTACAGTAGATCTATACAGACTTGAAAGTATTTCACGATATTTTGTTAAGTAggcatatttttaaataactatacttacatacatgtgtatgtgtttgtacaAAACTATCTGGAGAGTCATAAGGTACATTTTTAACAATGGCTACCCTTTGTGGTGTCCTATTACAGGGACAGcttcaacttttttattttttatgcaaatTGCTTTCATTTGTAAGAGTGTGCGATTGCTTTCAAATTAAAACACAGACTCCAAACCATATTATACATGTTTTCAAGAAATTTATGAatgaaagaagtaaaaaatatattcacAAACCTTCTAGAGGTTGCAGCAGACACAGAATTTTGGATAGAGATTATTTCTCATAAATATTGAGACATTTAGATCAGCCTGGATAACACATTATTAAAATTGAGTGTGGCCACCATAATTCTTTATGTAATTTTGTTTTAGTTCTAATTTGCTAACTTGACCCAAAATATACTGAATAGTGTATTTTAGGCAGAAACATGATGATTAACCTAAGTGGGGTTCTCTACTGCCTGTGCTGAGAAAATACTTAGACAAAACCATGGACACAGCTGCCTTGTTGGAGCAGTTCTACAAAACCACTCTCCCTGGGTCCACGCACTCTTAGCTTCACTATTTCTCCACCAGGAGAGCCCAACCCCTTTTATCCCACCATTTCCTCTTGCGAAAAGAATTAAGAGCACGTTTTGACCCATCCCAGAGGAACCAGCAGGAAACCAGCTCTTCCATAACACAGTTCTTCCCACTCCTGTATCCACGTTAGTTCTCCTGGATGGTCTCTTCAGGGCTTACAGTGACTTCACGGTAGATGAAGGATTAGGCTCATGGAGCAAAGCACCTGGGTGAGGTGTACCAGAAAGCCGGCTCCCCTGTGCTCTCTGAAGAACATGTTGGATCTGAGGCTTGGGCTCATGGATGGTTTTAAAAAGGTGGAATATTCCATAGTTTTACATTGCATCTTCATAGTCCACATCCATATTGCTTGCCTGCTTCACCTTAGAATAGATGGCTAAGGAGACCTGGAAGCAAAGGGTCATAGATAGGACTAAAGCAGAGAAGACAGCAGAACATGCCTCCCAGCAGCCCACTTCCCCTGTAGCCTAGATGCATACTACCATGGTATACCACACAGCATATAAATTAGAGCCTCTTTGAAGACTGTGGTCCAAGGGCAGCATTTTCAaagggtcttcatcccactggtGGGCCACAGAGGTGCTCCTGATGAGCTACAAACTGACCCAAAGATGCAAGGGCTTCTCTCATTCTTATGGGCTGTTATAAGGCAGTTCCATGGGCTGTCATCTATTAAGGGATGTCAGAATTTTGTATTTGTAAACTAAATTTAGTGTGTCACTGGAGCTCACCAAGGACTTGAATTCtgtcttgttatggattgaatgaaaaccctggtggcgtagtggttgagtgctacagctgctggccaaaaggttggcagttcaagtccaccaggcgctccttggaaactctatggggcagttctactctgccctgtagggtcgctatgagtcagaatcgactcaacagcagtgggtttggttttggttttttatggattgaattgtgtcccaccaaaaataCGTGTTGGTTCCTAACTCCTACAGCAGTGGATACAATCCTAGTTGGAAATAGGGTttaatttgttatgttaatgaggtcatatcagtgtagggtgtgtcgtAAGCCTAATTAGTcctaaattataaaaaagagcagattagagacAGGTAAAATAAAAGTCATGTGAAGCTcatcaaggaactgaggaatattggggctacagaagctaagtatcttcctccagagccgaaagagagagagccttcccctataactggtagcctgaattcagacttctagcctcctgagctagaatttctgttctttaaagccacttactTTCAGTACTTCTATTATagcatcactgggaaactaagtCATGTCCTGAGACATCTGGTTGCCCACACTACGCTAGACAAAATTATAAAGCACCTGTCACCTTTGCACACACAAAAGGGTTGAAATTCTGCAATTACCAGAAACGATTTTTATAACATCGGTGATGTCTTAAGTTGTTCAAGGTTCACAAATCACTATTACAATCACTATTAGTATAGGTTTGTTTAATAATAATTTAGTGGATTGTTTGGCTAACCTTATATCACAGTTATATATGGATGGCTCAACAATATTTGGGACACAGAATTTCAAGTAAATAGGCTTTTTAGACTAGGTAGTACTATGTTTCAACTACAAATCATTCATATGCCTATTGCTAAATGTccatttaaaaccaaaaccaaacttgctgccatcaaatcgattccgattcatagacaccctataggacagagtagaattgccccatagcatttccaaggagaggctggtggatttgaattgctgaccttttggttaccagctaagctcttaaccactacgccaccagggctccaaatgtccATTTAGGCCTCCAAAATATTCCTTATACAGTGATACTTTATTGTTACAACGCATTTTTGACCCCCACTGTGTGCAGAGATAGGGAAGGAGGTGGACTATGAAATCATTTGCTTTTCCTAAATGACCATAATtttaaaagtttgagaaccagtgcCCAGAGGAAAGGCAGCAAGGGCATGGAGGAAAGAACAACAGGGACTTTAACTCACCTCATCCTCAGTAAGTGTCCTTGGCGGCTCTAAAGTGGAGAAAAAGATAAATACGCTAAGTCCCCACTTCTATTGAAAGTCCTTGCCTAAACTGGCATTAATATAGGCTTCTTCCTCTCCCATCTGCCGCCCGTGTATTGAATTCCATTAATATTTTCACTCTTGCTTTTCTACCTATTACAAATAAGATTTCCTTACTCTACAGGGGAATATTGGCAGCCCGGGGGTCGGGAGTAAATACACCCCTCCTGACACAGGAGGGGTCTTTACACCACTCAGATTTGCTGAGCCCAACACGCGTGCGAAGCGCAGCAGCAAAATAATTAGGTGGCTGTGATGGGGCTGCTTTGGGAGGCCGTGGGACCACTCCGAGAGAGCAGACAGAAGCCAtcgtctctgctgctgctgcggtAACACTGGGCGGTGAGACGTTAAATAGGCCAAGTTAACGTTAGCATTGTGATCTACTCCAGGCTGCTTCCGGACCAAAGACCAGTTTTCAGAGAGGGACGGTAGTGCTCAGGGCCGGCTCCAGGCAGCTGCTCTGCTGGGCGCCGCCATTGATTCTCCTCTTGGTtccaggaaggaaaagaggcagaCACAAAGTCAGTCCTCATCTCTCACCTGCTGCTGGTTTCCGTTCCTGCTGGCTACAGTACACCAGTGAATAGACGTCATCCCCACTTACAAcgttcactgaaaaagaggaaaggaggcaTCAGGACACAGCCTCCTCTTCTTGCCGTTCGACTCACTCCATACCTGTCCACCCATCACAGCCCTGAAGACCCAGGAGTCATTTATTTGCAGAGGTGGCTGGGGCCCAGCACGGCCAGGTTGTGGTAGCAGACATCACCCCATGACCCCTTCCTCAGCTAACTCTGCACATTTTGGCACAGGTCATTTGGGACACCTCACCATTTTCATACACGGGCTGCGGCGGCGCTGGGGTAGGTGAGTTGACATAGGTAAAGTCTTGGGGTACAGGGCTGGGAGGGCTCCTGCAAACACAGAAACATATGCTTTCATTTGGGGTAGTGAGTGAGACGTCGAAGGAGAGAAACCTGTTAGAAACTGTCTTGAGTGGAACAATAATTCCTGGGCAAATCAGCATCTGGATGGCACGGCTCTATGGGACAAGCCGCCATCCTCCACACGGGCTGAGTGGGGCATTGCAGAGTGGGCTTGGTGGTGTTGGTAGTTGCCgtgaagtcggttctgactcatggtgacctcatgtagaGCAGAACTAAACCTTGCCCCGTCCTTCACCACTTCACAATCTTTGGTGTGTTTGAGCCTAtttattgttgcagctactgtgtcaatccacctccctgagggtttccctcattttcaccgaCGCTCCTTTACTAAACactatgtccttttctagtgactggtctttccttaTGATGTGTTCACAGTAAGCTAGCCAAAGCCTCACTATCCTCGATTCTAAGGGACATTCTTAGGGCAGAGCATGCAGTAGGGTGTATTTTTCATGAGTGTAAGGTCCTTCCTTATCTGACTGTCTCCCTGTGGGATCGCTCACACCCAGAATCGTGTCAGTCACATAAtaggtattcagtaaatattgaatgaagaataTGGATTCACCCTAGATGGAAAACAGGTGGCTAGGTAGAACAAGCAGCTTGAGAATGGGCCAGAAGAAAGTGGTCCCACATATGCATGCACCACTGAAAGAGTGTTACTctgatttggggaaaaaaatctgtttatCGTTGGCATAAATAATACACTATAAAAATATGTCGACTAAATATTGGTATCCCCAGATGGAAGTATTTTAAATCTTTTCCTCCTTTAAACTTCCAAAGAACTTCAACAACTTTTCAGGAAGTTTATTACTCTCTGTCTTGCATTACAGAAATGGGTCTataccttgttgttgtttttactgttgttgttaggtgccatcaagttggttccaactcagagcaaccctacgtacaacagaacaaaatgttgtccagtcctatgctatcctcacaattgttgctgtgtttgagaccattgtcacacccactgtgtcagtacatctcattgagggtcttcctctttttcactgaccctctattttaccaagcacgatgttcttctccagggcctggtccaaCCTCCTGGTCTACCTTAAAATACTTTAAGACTCTCAAGATCTTTTCATATTTTCAGGCCCGTCATCACTTAACAGAATGATTTACAGGCCTTCAGATATGGTGGACTAATTGCAAGAATGGATAACTCTAGTCAAAGCCATACAACTTTCTTATTTTTactaatgaagtaaaagagatgaattaaggagaaagatgaaaggatttaAATGAATTAGTTAATATATGAAATCgaacagaagaggaagagaaattgAAGGTTCAGGCAGCAGTGGAAGGACTCTGGAGTGACAGTGTTTGATATAATGAAGATATGAGAAGCTCATGAGAGAGGACAgctcaaattttttaaaattattttgctgCATTATTGgcacacacagagaaagcagaggCCTCACCTGAGTGGATCCCTGGCTGACCGGTTTCCTGCAAGTCAAACAAAGAAGCACACATGTGAATGGAGGGAGCCCTCTCTCTCAGTGTTTTCCTACAGCACCTGTGCAAGGAACGTCCCTTGTGCCCGATACCCATCCACGGCCAGACCCCAGGGTGAGCTCAGGGGACAGCCTAGTGATCGTTAGGCAGAGATTTCATCCCCAGATGAAGAGACTTGGGTCCAAAATAGTTCAATAGGGTCAAAGCCACAAAGCTCACTTGTACCAGAACTAGAATTTGAACCTAAGCCTCCAAAACATCAAGTCTATTGTAATTTTTGTTTCTGGTTTTGCAACCACACCATCTAATCTTTTCATGACAAGAGTACTTGCAGGTAGGTATTGCCACAGTCCTATTATAAATGGAGTgaacaaaaccattgctgtccagtcagttccaactcatagcaaccctaaaggacagatcggaactgccccatagggtttccaaggagggcctggtggactcaaactgctgaccttttggttagcagccatagctctgaaccactacgccaccagggtttccatagatggAGTGAGGTGCCCAAATATGCCAGAAAGGCTTGAAACTTAAATACAGATCTCACATTGTCCTCTCTTGCCCAGTTTCCAACTTGCTCAATGGAGGACAGGAGAACAAATTTAAACATACAAATGAAGACAGGATTACCAGTTGTGACAGAGCATGGACCTAAAAACTTGGTACTCTGGTGAAGAATAATAAAAGAGAACAGTTGTAGGCTCAGTGGCCAAATGAAATCTCTTTGAGGAAATGGCATTTAAGCTGAAAAGTGAGAAAGATCCAGCACTGAGTAGAAAGTATAGATGTGTAGGTGAGTAAgtcagggagaaggaaaaggtaaCAATTTATGCATTGACTAGAACAAGGGTATGGTCAGTATAGCTGGAGCTCTTAACTGTACTTCTCTTCTGTTgctattagttgccatcgagtcaattataacccgtggtgaccccatgtgtgcagagtaaaagtgcactccatagggttttcaacggctatgacctttcagaagcagatctgtcTTTTGAGGCACCACTGGTGGGTctgtaccaccaacctttcagttagtagtccagcacttagcaatttgccccacccagggaaccaacttctctgttgttgttttaggtgctgtcaagtcgggtTCCAGCTTATAGTGACCGTATgcgtaacagaacgaaacactacccggccctgctccattctcacaattgttgctatgtttgtgcccattgttgcagccactgtgtcaacccatctcactgacaTTTCTCTTATTTAGTTAATTTCTGTATAAAAAATTAAATCACAGAAGCACAAGTTTTCAGTTAAACCTTAACTGATAACACATGGGAGATAGAGGACTATTTGAAAACTTTAATAGGTGCCATTCCTACTCATTGGCGGTTGTGAGCAGACCTGTAGCCAGGGTGGTTAGCAGGATATATTCATATTTTACAATATACACATCACAGATCCAGTCTATTTCAGTGAAAACAAATGTTGCACTAACAGATTCCCAATCTCTATAAATACTAACCTATTTTTTTCTTGAGCCAGTAACAAAAGAGTAGGATGACAGCGGTGGGACCAAGGGTGCCGAGTAGCCCCTCGATGACTCCTATAGTAAGAAGTTCCCTTCTGTCCTTGGTAGGCACTGAAAGGAGAGACCTGTGCATGAGCTTGGGGTACGGAGAGCAGAGATCTTGGGTGTGGGTTGCAGCCCGGATCTGCTCTTCTTAGGGGGGCTTGCAGCATATCatgttgatgaaagaagaagCGCCCAGCATTTTGGCCCTCCACACTCCCCAGATGCATCGCTTAGAACAGCACCAACCGCAGAAGCTCCATCTTTGGTAGCACCCCACCAGCAGCACTGTGGCAGCATCAACAAAACTTTCTCAGGAAGCTGGGAAAGAGACATGGACCAACACAGTTCTGTAGCCTGAGCTATACCTGTGATGTTGAGTAGCACGGCCTCACTGTGCTGGGCCCCCAGGCCATTGTCGGCCTCACAGAAGTAGTTCCCAGAATGCTCTGCAGTCAGGTTGAAGGATGCTCCTCCTCCAGAGGGGGCTGAGCTGTTCCCCAAGATGATATCTTCGTGATAGAACCGGTATAGGATTGGGGGAGAGCCTCTTTGGGCCTCACAGTGAAGCTCCACCATGTCCCCCACCACAGCCTGGGCCCCAGTAGCCCTGAGGGTGAGGACTGGATGAGACACTGGAACTGACAGAAATAGTCAGCTGTCAGAGGGGTCTCTTATGCTGGCACAGACTCATAATCACTGGCCACAGAGGCTCCGCCCCATTTGAACTTCCTCAGGGTGTCCCTGGGGAACATGGAGCCCAGCTTGAGACCTGCTGGTTGAGATGAATagtgaaacttacttctgacagtGATGCTCACCAGCCCACTGAGGCTGGGGCCATAGCCATTGTCAGCTGCACAGTAATATTGCTCAGCATCACTCTCCCTCGCCGTGAGGATCTCAAAGTCTGCAGTTAAGGAACGCAGGGTCTTTGTGCCCAGTTTGAAACCCATGGCCCCTTTGTACCAGAGGAAGGTGATGTTTCCTGTGCCCTTAGCGACCGAGCAGACCAGGACCAGCTTTTTTCCCTCCATCACCTGGCCCCCTGGGGGCTGTGTCTCCAAGCTCACATCAGAGACGCGGACTCCTGTGTGAATAGAAGATGACATAAGAGGAGTCTGAGTAGGGAGGATTTCAGGGGCAGGGAGCAGATATGACAGCGATGAAAGCAAAAACCCCAGGTAAAGTCAGTGATATATatactttaaaggaaaaaaaggagtcTCTGCTGACTTGGAATTGCAGATGATAGTgtaagaaagcaaagaatattgaatacaccatggatataccacggactgtaagaagaatgaacaaatctgtcctggaagaagcacagccagaatgcgccttagaagcacggatggtgagacttcatcacaggtattttgggcatgttatcaggagggacgagtccctggagaaggacattatgcttagtagacagcgaaaaagaggaaggcccacaagaagatggattgacacagtggctgcaacaatgggctcaagcataacaacaattgtgaggatggcacaggaccaggcagtgtttggttctgttgtacatggggtccctgtgagtcagaactgactcgacagcacttaactaAGTGTAAGAAAGACACCATAATATTACCATGGAGGATGTAGGTCAATGTGACTCTCAGATATAGAGAGAGATTCAGGTACATCTCTAGACCAGCTCCTATTCCCATGGGAACAGAATACAGCAGACAGGGAGGACCAGTTCAGGGAGGACCATCCCTGAGTTTCCAAACCCTCAATTTTCTAGATACAGTAGTATGGTGGGTTACAAGTTCAGGTTGCAAATCGAACTGCCTGTGTTTGaatgttggttccaactcttactTGCTGTGTGTCCTCTatcaaattacttaacttctctgagactcactttcttatctgcaaaatggagatgataacgATAGTTATCTTCCGTAGTTGTGAAGATTCAATTCGACAGTGTGCAGCATTAGGACAGGACTTGCTGTACACTAACTGTGCGTGAAGACAGCTATGATTTTTTTGTTCCGGTCCAGTTTCACCAGTGTTGAGTTTTAAGCATGTTAGGAAAACCCAGCCTTTTGGAAGTAGTAGACATTTGCTTTATGGCACAGTGGATATGCCTTTGCCTGAGAATAGGAAAGGATGTTGGAAGTGTCCATCCTGAAATGGAATAACATGGTTCAAAATCACTAACACCCTCTTTTCTATTTATCTTTCAAAATCAAGCTCCAACTTCCTTCCATAAGCCGTTTTCCAATAgcctattccatattcttcttctATAAAACCTCTTACCACCTCAGTCAGATTTCTCCTTCTCTGCAGCCTCTACTAGTAGCCAACCCTAGACCATACAGCACCACATAGTTTATCTCAGGTATTCAGGGTGCTGGTTGAACAAACACTTCTTGTAGTCAGAGATCATGTATCATGCAACAATAATTTTCCCCTACACCTTCCAGCACAGTGAAGATACACAGTGTCTCCAAAATATTCTTCTGTTTGCCTGAATGGGAACAGCAAGGATAAGGGAACATCTCTTAAGGAttctgttatggtttgaattgtgtcctctaaaaACTACGTGTTGGAGTCCTGACCCCTACGCCTGTGGGTGAAATCCCGTTTGTAAATAGGGTTCTTCTTTATGATAATGaagccatgtcagtgtagggtgtgtcctaaaccaaaTCATTTCGGAGTGATAGAAGGAACAGCCTAGACACACAGACAAGCAAGTGTGAAGGAGAGAAGGTAGACGCCACATGTAAATCGCCAAGGGACTGAGGagcctggaagagacaaggatctccaCCCAAGAgtcacatcctgaatttggacttctagcctcctgaactgtgaggaaaaaaatttctgtttgctaaagccacccatttatggtatttgtgttatagcagcactaggaaactagaCAGATCTGATAGAGAGGTTCAGGTCCATCTCTAGACTAGCTCCTATTCCCTTGGGAgcagaacacagcagagaaggaTGACCAGCCTCATGCCACTGCCCCTTTTGGCCCACCCTGGTCGACATGCCCCACTGGCACTCACTCTGCACGTCTATCCGGAACCTCTGGCTCCGTATAACTCGAGTTTTCTCTGGCTTTGCCTCACACCAGTAAGACCCTGAGTTTTCACGCCACATTTTGGGAATCTGAAGCTTTGGGGAGGTGTTGCAGGGCAATCTCTGGTTCCAGACATCACTGAAGAAGCAGAATTGAAGCTGGACACCTGCTGTCTGCGGAGCTGGGTAGATCTTACAGATCAGAGTCATCGAGCTCCCCTCTATAGGCCGGGTGGGACTAGCTATCAGAAGCAGCtctagagaaaaaagaaacacataTTCCAGGGTGAAGGGGTTCAGAGTTCCTGGTGAGAGGCACTTTTGGTTCTCAGCACTGGTAAACAGGGCTCAAAGAACCAGCCAGCTGGACACACAGTCTATCCCTCATATGACCCTCTCACAGTGGCCTGTGGGCTTCCCTTTGCCATGAGTCCACTCTGCTCACacctcccaccacacacacacacacacacacacacacatcctgccCCTGTGCAGCAGCGTCCTTTACCTGGAATTGATCTTTTCTCTTTGTGAAGTTTCTGtcactgggtggtggaaatggttaagtgctcggctactaactgaaaagttggcagttcaaatccacccagaggcatcttggaagaaaggcctggcaatctacttctgaaagattaaagccttgaaaactctatggaccaattctactctgacacacaaaaggttgccatgagttggagtcaactccacagcatttttgttttgttttgctttgttttttttttttgtttttaacttcctCCTCTGAATGgggcttgggtgctaaccaaaaggtcagcagttcaaatccaccagcagctccttggaaaccctacggggcagctctgctctgtgccatatggttgctatgagtcaaaattgactcgatggcagcgggtttgggttttggctcTGAATGGGGTTTAGGGGAAGAGGAGGTGAGAAAGAGGTGGGGCTGGCTGCAAGGTCCTGGGCGTAGTCTCGCAGCTCAGAGCTTGCTTCAGATCGTCACAAGCTACGGAGACTACCTGGCAAATACTTGATGACGGAAACTTGGTTTCTTCATCCTCATTCTCAATGCAGCCTTTGATTCCTGCTTTAAGCGAGGATTAGTTAGGTATGTGGTTTTATGGCATAACAGCAGGGCCAGAAGAACACAAGGCATGAGTTAGACTTGAGCAAATATCATGTGAGGAACTCAGAAGACTGGGTTGCTTCTGAAACTCTCTTTTGACAGGAATTCATAATCCATTAGAGCCTGCATTCCTGAGTTCTTGAGGCTGCAGAACAACCTCTTTTAACACTGTGGTATTTTAcgcacaaaaaaaaaccaaaaccccttgctggtgagtcgatgccaactcacagtgactctataggacacagtagaactgccccattgagtttccaagcaacgcttggtagattcaaactgttaacttttggttagcaaccatagtacttaaccattacaccaccagggtttccattttaggcACAAAAGAGTAATTCTCACATTCATTAGGTGTAAACATGCCCTGGTGAAAGATCCCCTGTGAGGGGATCTTGTCCTCCTCTCCTCATCTGGGTAAGGGAGGACTTTAAATCAGGACCAAAGCTAAATTAGTTTACATAAACCGGGGTCTGAGAGAAACTGTAGCACTTGGTGCTGCAGGGCAGGGCTAGAGATGGAAGGAGGCAGTGCTACTACTCCATTTATTGTGTGGACCGAGGATTGACTGTAAGGTTCGTCTCCAAGGATGTCCAGCATTTCCTCCATCACCTCTGGTGGAGCACCCAGCTGGGAAGTACACAGGGACCTTAGAGCCTCCCAGGCTGGAGGACAGAGATTCTCTAGCTTCAGTCTTCGGCACCCTCTGCCTTTCTTGCCAAAATACTATCTTCCTCCCCACACTGTGCTTCCCAGAAATAAGATGGTGTTCTTGAGGTCAGAGCAAGACCTGTACATGCGTTGAGCAGGCACACGTCAGGTGCAGAGACTGGCGTAAACAGCGCAGCCCAGGCCCAAGGGAGCCACTGATGTGTTTATACACCTCAGCAGTGTCAGCAGGGTGTGTCTTGGACGAGCAGGGGCTGCTCAGACAGCCATTCACCGGCCTCCTCCAGTGACAAGGCACCCACAGACCGCGAAGAAGAAAGGGAAGTTGCAACTCACCGGTTGGTTCACAGAGTGGAGCTGGGAGAGAAGGCAGCAGAGATCAGTAGAGAGCAGCAAAGTTTAACTCTACaatccaccctccttccctcttaccctcc
This region includes:
- the LOC100674451 gene encoding Fc receptor-like protein 1 isoform X2 is translated as MLLRLLLFIYAPLCEPTELLLIASPTRPIEGSSMTLICKIYPAPQTAGVQLQFCFFSDVWNQRLPCNTSPKLQIPKMWRENSGSYWCEAKPEKTRVIRSQRFRIDVQRVRVSDVSLETQPPGGQVMEGKKLVLVCSVAKGTGNITFLWYKGAMGFKLGTKTLRSLTADFEILTARESDAEQYYCAADNGYGPSLSGLVSITVRIPVSHPVLTLRATGAQAVVGDMVELHCEAQRGSPPILYRFYHEDIILGNSSAPSGGGASFNLTAEHSGNYFCEADNGLGAQHSEAVLLNITVPTKDRRELLTIGVIEGLLGTLGPTAVILLFCYWLKKKIGALPALYPKTLPMSTHLPQRRRSPCMKM
- the LOC100674451 gene encoding Fc receptor-like protein 1 isoform X1 → MLLRLLLFIYAPLCEPTELLLIASPTRPIEGSSMTLICKIYPAPQTAGVQLQFCFFSDVWNQRLPCNTSPKLQIPKMWRENSGSYWCEAKPEKTRVIRSQRFRIDVQRVRVSDVSLETQPPGGQVMEGKKLVLVCSVAKGTGNITFLWYKGAMGFKLGTKTLRSLTADFEILTARESDAEQYYCAADNGYGPSLSGLVSITVRIPVSHPVLTLRATGAQAVVGDMVELHCEAQRGSPPILYRFYHEDIILGNSSAPSGGGASFNLTAEHSGNYFCEADNGLGAQHSEAVLLNITVPTKDRRELLTIGVIEGLLGTLGPTAVILLFCYWLKKKIGNRSARDPLRSPPSPVPQDFTYVNSPTPAPPQPVYENVNVVSGDDVYSLVYCSQQERKPAAEPPRTLTEDEVSLAIYSKVKQASNMDVDYEDAM